In the Flavobacterium sp. 90 genome, CTCTAAAATCTGAATTTGAAGCAATCGTTTTATTAGACGAATTTTTCTTTAAAATCCTGGCTGTTTTACACGATAAATACAAAGACAACAACGTTTGTCTGGATGCAATGTACGGACAAAAAACAAGTTCTCCGCCTAAATGGGATAACTTTAATAAATACCAAACAGAGAAACATTTACAGCAAATTGGTGATTTTTGCGAAAACTAAGATTTCGCATTTTAACTATACAATTACGGGACAAAGAAGCTTTTTCTTTGTCCCGTTTTTATTACTTAATAATATTATCTAATTCGCGATTATTCGTGATTCAACAATTATAAAATATCCCACACGTTTTTTTATAAGCCATTTTCCGTTTTGATATACGTACTGATCTTCATACTTCACGCTATAATCAGTAAGTACATCCTTGCCTTCAGATTCGCTTATCATTTTTATCTGAGAAAAAGAAACACCAGATGCATGCTCTTTATCTATAGTAACATTATGTGGTCCGTTTAATGTAAAATAAGTTTTAACCTGAGAAGCATGTCCGTTAAATTCTTTTTCAAGATTCTCTCTTCCTGAAACATTTGCCGCTAAAAAGTCATTCATATAAGCCTGATAAATAACATCTGATGTGAAAACACTCATTTGTTCAACAATCTTTTTTTCATCGCCTAAGATTGCATAAGCATCAATTAATTGTCTTAATTCTTCTTTTGTTCTTAAAATTTCTAGTGTCATAATTTTGTATTTATTATTTGAAAATTCTTTACTGTAAATGATTTACAGATTCAAAAATAATTTATATTTGCTTACATTTTATTACTAGTTACTAAAAGGTTATCTAGTTATTTTTTAGAACCACTACATGAAAGAACAAAAAGAAAACTTAGCAACCAATAAAGAATTTACCAATGAATGTACTACAATGCTTGCAGCAGTAAGTGATGCCTTATACTCTATTGGTGGAAAATGGAAATTAATGATAATCATTGCAATGGCAAGAGGAAATAATAGATTTAGTGAGCTTCAAAAACAAGTTACCGGAATTTCAGCAAGAGTTTTATCGAGTGAACTCAAAGAACTTGAGCTCAACGGATTTATTATAAAAAAAGTTTCAGTTGGATATCCTGTACTAATTGAATACGAACTTCTGCCTTATAGTCACACACTTGAAGAACTTGTTGGAGCAATGACCAGGTGGGGAATTCAGCATCGCCAAAAAATTAAAAACGATCGTTCTGGTGATGTTTCATCTAATAAATAATAAAAACATCCCATTAAGAATATTCTTTTTGGGATGTTTTACATTTAAAAAGTACGTTATGGTACTTCTTCTGTTTTTAAATTGTCTTTTATAAAAGATCGCTTTACAACATTATCTTAAACATTAAGGAATTATTTTATCATTTCGTAATTGCGCAAACAATTCAAAAAATGAATCTTTACTTTCTTTATAGGTTGTAAAACCAAGCTTTCTACTTTTCGACATATCTGTTATTACTTCCAGAGGTAATCCTAAATCAAGATCTGTATGCCAAGCAGAAGCCAATTGCCCCAAATCTTCTTCTATTAATTGATGTTCTTTGCTAATTTCTTTCCAAATAGCATTCTTATTTTCTAATGCTGCCTCAAGTGGTCTAATACTTCCATTATATCCTTCAAATTCAATATCGAACCATTCTGCGATTTTCGGCCACAGCCATTTCCATCTAAAAAAATCTCCATTTATAACATTAAAACCCTGATTTTGAACTTCAGTACTAGTTGCTGCCCAAATAATTTGATCTGCTAAAACCTTTGCATCAGTAACATCAGACAAACCGTTCCATAATATATCAGAACCTGGCCAAATAAAAGGAGTTCCTTCATACTTGCAAATACTGGCATAAACCGCCAATGTTGTTCCCATATTCATGGCATTACCAATAGTTTTACCAATTAAAGTATGCGGTCTGTGTACGTTCCAGGCAAAACCATCTCTGGCAGCAGCTGCATAAACTTCATCTTCTTGTGCATAATAAAAATTAGGAAGATTTAAGCGAGGTTGCTCTTCTCTTAAAGGTGTTTCCGGTAAAGTTCCCGCTGTAGCATAAGCATCAAACGGTCCTAAATAATGTTTTAAACCCGTAACTAACGAAACATGTTTTACTGACTTTTTAGGAGATAATACATTTAGTAAATTCCGAACCATAGCACTATTAACTCTGATATTTTCTTCTTCAGTATCATTTCGCATCCATGTTGTAAAAAAAACATGTGTTGGCGCAACATTTGCTAAAGCTGTTGCTAATGATTCTGTATTCAGCAAATCCGCTGCAATTGGGCGTAAACCTTCAATATCATTTTTCGGATTTCGGGACAATCCATAGACAGTCCATCCATTTTCTAAAAGTTTTAATGCCAGATTACTTCCAGCAATACCAGTCGCTCCGACTACTAAGGCAATCGTATCTTTTTTTTCTTGTGTTGATTTTTGAAAATTCATAAGATGTTTTATTTTTTTCAAAATTACGCTCAGGATAAAGCTCAAAACGATGACCTAAAACAAGAAATTAGCTTGATATAAATCAATTATTTCTGATCTAAAATGATATTCTTTTTAAGCCTGCTCAATGTTTCGGGCGAAAGACCAAGATAAGACGCTAATAAGGTTTGCGGTATTCGCTTGATTAAATCCGAATTATTTTCTAAAAGATGTTTGTATTTTTCTTCTGCAGTATGTGTATGCGAACTTATTAATCTTCTCTCTTTTGTAATTAAGCTATTTTGAAAAAGTAATCGGAAATACCGATCCATTACAGGAACTTGCAAAGTTAAATTTTCGAAATCTACACTCGTAATCAACAATACTTCCGAATCTTCCATCGCATCAATACTATAAAACGAAATTCCTCCGCCAAAAAAGCTGCTCATGTCAGATGTCCACCATCCTTCGGGAGAAAACTGATTGATGTGTTCATTTCCTCTGTCATCAACATTATACGCTTTTAAAAGCCCTTTTGATACAAATATCAAATAATTACAAACATGACCTTCAACTACCAGAAATTGCTTTTTCTTTAGTTTTTTAGATTTAAAAAAAATCTTTATTAGTTCCTTTTCCTCTTGGGTAAGTTTGACTTTTTCTTCAATATGTTTGAAAATTATATCGTACATTTTTATTACTTTACTTTAATGAATTATGAAGTCTAACAAATGTATGCTATTTATTTTTTAACTTTCGTCATCTGAAAAACAAAGCAATTGAATATTAAAAAACTATAGAATGGTTTTAGATTTTAAAAATTTCCCACAACTCCTGACAAATCGACTAATATTGCGAAACATCGACAATAGTGATGCAGTCTTAATTCATAAACTGCGTTCGGATGAAATTGTAAATGCATTTGTAGGCAGAGACAACTCCTCTACTTTAGAAAAAGCAAAAGATTATATCCTGAAAATAAAGAATTTAATACAGAAAAATGAATGTATTTATTGGGTTATCAATTTAAAAGAAAACAAAGATCTGGTTGGATGTGTTTGTTTGTGGAATTTTGATCCTAAAAATGAAATTGTTGAAATTGGATACGAAATGCTGAGTGAATTTCAAGGAAAAGGAATCATGGGCGAAGCCCTCAAAAAGGTAATCGAATATGCATTTGAAGAAATGAAAGCAAAAATAATAACTGCATTTCCATCCTCTGATAATGATAGTTCTGTTGCAATTCTAAAAAAGTTAAATTTCGAATTCGAAGAGAATAAATACAATAATACTCATGAAAATGTAAAAAATCTCGTCACTTATACGTTAAGAAATCCTTCCATTCTAAAAGCCATTTAATAAAGTAAAAAAAACACTTTGAAACTACAATTCTCTTATTACCTCAATCAGGATGTGCTTTTTCTGGCTAAAGATCTTTTAGGTAAGGTTCTTTTCACTCATATCGACGGAGAAATTACCGCGGGCATAATCGTAGAAACCGAAGCTTATTTTGGTGTTCAGGATAAAGCTTCTCATGCTTACGGCGGGCGTCGCACCGATCGAACGGAAACTTTATACAATCAAGGCGGAATTTCGTATGTCTATCTTTGTTACGGA is a window encoding:
- a CDS encoding nuclear transport factor 2 family protein, yielding MTLEILRTKEELRQLIDAYAILGDEKKIVEQMSVFTSDVIYQAYMNDFLAANVSGRENLEKEFNGHASQVKTYFTLNGPHNVTIDKEHASGVSFSQIKMISESEGKDVLTDYSVKYEDQYVYQNGKWLIKKRVGYFIIVESRIIAN
- a CDS encoding helix-turn-helix domain-containing protein, which translates into the protein MKEQKENLATNKEFTNECTTMLAAVSDALYSIGGKWKLMIIIAMARGNNRFSELQKQVTGISARVLSSELKELELNGFIIKKVSVGYPVLIEYELLPYSHTLEELVGAMTRWGIQHRQKIKNDRSGDVSSNK
- a CDS encoding SDR family oxidoreductase; this translates as MNFQKSTQEKKDTIALVVGATGIAGSNLALKLLENGWTVYGLSRNPKNDIEGLRPIAADLLNTESLATALANVAPTHVFFTTWMRNDTEEENIRVNSAMVRNLLNVLSPKKSVKHVSLVTGLKHYLGPFDAYATAGTLPETPLREEQPRLNLPNFYYAQEDEVYAAAARDGFAWNVHRPHTLIGKTIGNAMNMGTTLAVYASICKYEGTPFIWPGSDILWNGLSDVTDAKVLADQIIWAATSTEVQNQGFNVINGDFFRWKWLWPKIAEWFDIEFEGYNGSIRPLEAALENKNAIWKEISKEHQLIEEDLGQLASAWHTDLDLGLPLEVITDMSKSRKLGFTTYKESKDSFFELFAQLRNDKIIP
- a CDS encoding Crp/Fnr family transcriptional regulator, translated to MYDIIFKHIEEKVKLTQEEKELIKIFFKSKKLKKKQFLVVEGHVCNYLIFVSKGLLKAYNVDDRGNEHINQFSPEGWWTSDMSSFFGGGISFYSIDAMEDSEVLLITSVDFENLTLQVPVMDRYFRLLFQNSLITKERRLISSHTHTAEEKYKHLLENNSDLIKRIPQTLLASYLGLSPETLSRLKKNIILDQK
- a CDS encoding GNAT family N-acetyltransferase; its protein translation is MVLDFKNFPQLLTNRLILRNIDNSDAVLIHKLRSDEIVNAFVGRDNSSTLEKAKDYILKIKNLIQKNECIYWVINLKENKDLVGCVCLWNFDPKNEIVEIGYEMLSEFQGKGIMGEALKKVIEYAFEEMKAKIITAFPSSDNDSSVAILKKLNFEFEENKYNNTHENVKNLVTYTLRNPSILKAI